ATAAATCTGGAAAAAGGATAAGAAAAAATATCCAATTCCCCGGAAATTCTATCTACTCTAAACTTGAGCCAACCGCTAGGATTAACCTCCAGCACCTCCATCAAATCACCATCTTTATCAATCCCCTGCCACCCCGGCCCAAAATCCGGCCCTAATTTCTGTTTTAGCTCACTAAGTAATTCATCACCACCAGCCTTATTAACTACTGTATTAACTTTATTAACCTTATTAACTTCATCATCAATAACATCAGCCCCTTTCTCTTTGTCAGACTTTATCAAATCCCCCTGCCCCAAATCATTCACCAGCACCGTATGCACCCTCTGCCCTGCCGGCAAATTCACGTTCTTCGCCTCTGTCTCCGCCTCGGCTTTTACATCATCAAGCGAGATAATTTTATTTTTAAAAGCCCTCAGCAATCCCTGGTAAGCAAACGAGTTTCTGATGCTCTCTAATATTTCGGGCGTAAAATCCGCCATAGTCACTTTCTTGGACTTTTCGCCTGGCGCTAGGCCCATCTTTCTATTAAGACGGTTTAAATTCTCTTCAGCTATCTTAAAATTTGAGTCAATTTTTAAAGCCGCCTCATAGGCCTCCTGTGCCTTTTCTAATTCGCCCTGGTTTTCAAAAATCACGCCAACATTATTTTTAGCGTCAGCGATTTTATCTATTTTTTGATAACACAAAATCGCCTGGTCAATATTGCCCTCTGCTTGATAAGCCACGCCCAGATTAAAAATAACTGTCTGATCAAGAGGCGCCAATTTCAAAGCTTGCTCATATAATTTTTGAGCTCTTTTATAATCTTGCTGACCAAACGCCTTGTTGCCGCGGTCAATTAATTTTGAGATGTCTTTTGACACAATTTATTATTTATTATTCCAGCCAGAGGGTGCCTGCCCGCCTTTGGAGGGGTCAGCCTTTGGCTGATATTATTCTTTTTTATTAATTTGTTGCGCTTCGCCCTGAACCAGAGGTTCTCGGTTCTGGGCTTCGCTTTTATTGATTTATTAACTTTACCTGTGGTGAGTCGCATCGAACCGTTAACTGTCAACAATTATCAATTAATATCAACTAATTTCTATCAATATCTATAAATTTCTACCATGCACGCCAACACAGTCGTGATATCAGTAGATATTAGTATCTCAATTTCTTCGTTATTAACTTTATTAACTATCATTAGCCATACCCTTTATTTTCCTGGCCTGAGTTTGTCGAATGGCTTTATTTCTCTATTTCTTGCTTTAATGTTTTTTTGCTTTAATGTTTTTTTGCTTTAATGTTTTTTTGCTTTAATGTTTTTTTGCTTTCTTGCTTTAATGTTTTCTTGCTTTAATGTTTTCTTGCTTTAATGTTTTCTTGCTTTCTTGCTTTAATGTTTTCTTGCTTTCTTGCTTTAATGATTACTCT
This region of Patescibacteria group bacterium genomic DNA includes:
- a CDS encoding tetratricopeptide repeat protein; this encodes MSKDISKLIDRGNKAFGQQDYKRAQKLYEQALKLAPLDQTVIFNLGVAYQAEGNIDQAILCYQKIDKIADAKNNVGVIFENQGELEKAQEAYEAALKIDSNFKIAEENLNRLNRKMGLAPGEKSKKVTMADFTPEILESIRNSFAYQGLLRAFKNKIISLDDVKAEAETEAKNVNLPAGQRVHTVLVNDLGQGDLIKSDKEKGADVIDDEVNKVNKVNTVVNKAGGDELLSELKQKLGPDFGPGWQGIDKDGDLMEVLEVNPSGWLKFRVDRISGELDIFSYPFSRF